Proteins co-encoded in one Desulfitobacterium hafniense DCB-2 genomic window:
- a CDS encoding amino acid ABC transporter permease — MNLNWEFILQNIPLYEKAAWLTLKLAFWGTLFSLLLGLICSVIMYYRIPLLKTIMGGYIELSRNTPLLIQVYFLYFGLPKLGVTLSETACAILGLSFLGGSYMAEALRGGMEAVSKSQIESGLSLGLSRWQLIRYVVFPQAFSFSIPALGANCIFLLKETSVLGAIAILDLMNVTKDLIGMYYQTVESLLMLVVSYLIILLPLSLFLTWLERKVRYAEFGP; from the coding sequence ATGAATTTAAATTGGGAATTCATTCTTCAAAACATTCCTTTATATGAAAAAGCGGCCTGGCTTACCTTAAAGCTGGCTTTTTGGGGGACACTGTTCTCCCTGCTTCTTGGCCTGATCTGCAGTGTCATTATGTATTACCGTATACCTCTTTTAAAAACGATCATGGGAGGGTATATAGAGCTCTCCCGGAACACCCCTTTGCTGATCCAGGTCTACTTTCTCTATTTTGGACTGCCCAAGCTGGGGGTGACATTAAGTGAGACGGCTTGTGCAATTCTTGGCCTTTCCTTTTTAGGAGGGAGCTATATGGCTGAGGCCTTGCGCGGCGGAATGGAAGCGGTGAGCAAATCCCAGATTGAATCCGGCCTGAGCTTAGGGCTTTCACGGTGGCAGTTGATTCGCTATGTGGTATTCCCTCAGGCGTTTTCCTTCAGCATCCCGGCCCTTGGCGCCAACTGTATCTTCCTGCTCAAAGAAACCTCCGTTCTTGGGGCCATCGCTATTCTCGATCTTATGAATGTTACCAAAGATCTGATCGGGATGTATTATCAGACCGTTGAATCCCTCTTAATGTTGGTTGTTTCTTACTTAATCATCCTGTTGCCTTTGTCTTTATTCTTGACTTGGTTGGAGAGGAAGGTGCGCTATGCTGAATTCGGCCCTTGA
- a CDS encoding response regulator transcription factor, translating to MDSISAGLNDIFRVALSIQAVGGKVRVQKTMYKLLIVDDEPIIRQGIKQLINFQEQSISEVYEAEDGALALDIVKEKRPDIVLADINMPNLDGLNLAREIKAVDPEIRVAVITGYDYFEYAVTALKAGVDDYLLKPVSRSDILELLSKLVNDLKEKTEQRRAMDSLASLKQLEHGGNEGHHHYREMILQVMNHSLSDPAFSLGRLAEAINLSSGYLSTVFKQNFGIPFQEYLTTMRLERSKILLLVTSYKIYEIAEKVGFDDPSYFSTCFKKRYGLSPNSYRDTMGGNI from the coding sequence ATGGACAGTATCTCAGCAGGATTGAATGATATCTTCAGGGTGGCATTGTCAATTCAGGCTGTTGGCGGGAAAGTGAGGGTTCAAAAGACCATGTATAAACTGCTGATTGTTGATGATGAGCCCATTATTCGCCAAGGTATCAAACAGCTCATCAATTTCCAGGAACAGAGCATCAGTGAAGTTTATGAAGCTGAAGATGGTGCACTGGCTCTGGATATTGTAAAGGAAAAGCGCCCGGATATTGTGCTGGCCGATATCAACATGCCCAACCTGGACGGTCTTAATTTAGCCCGGGAAATCAAAGCCGTGGACCCGGAAATCCGGGTGGCGGTCATCACCGGCTATGACTATTTTGAATATGCGGTCACAGCCTTAAAGGCGGGAGTGGACGATTACCTGCTCAAACCGGTTTCACGCAGCGATATCCTGGAGCTCTTGAGCAAGCTGGTCAATGATCTTAAAGAAAAAACGGAGCAAAGACGAGCTATGGATTCCTTGGCAAGCCTGAAACAATTAGAGCATGGGGGAAATGAAGGCCACCATCACTATCGGGAGATGATCCTGCAGGTGATGAACCATTCCCTCTCTGACCCGGCTTTTTCCCTCGGTCGTCTTGCCGAAGCAATCAACTTGAGCAGCGGCTATCTGAGCACAGTCTTTAAACAGAATTTTGGCATTCCTTTTCAGGAATATCTCACAACCATGCGCTTGGAACGCTCCAAAATATTGCTGTTGGTCACATCCTACAAGATCTATGAAATCGCCGAAAAAGTTGGTTTTGACGATCCAAGTTACTTCAGTACGTGCTTTAAAAAACGCTATGGCCTGTCACCCAACAGCTACAGGGATACTATGGGGGGAAATATATGA
- the msrB gene encoding peptide-methionine (R)-S-oxide reductase MsrB, translated as MKIKVSRIFLSVTMLIFLSIVGTGCSEAAVPAESAKRFPYNPNMGVSYEGKELQEIWIAGGCFWDVDAYLSRIYGVADVTVGYANGNTENPTYEDVCYRDSGHAETAYVRYDPERVDLETILEYFFKIIDPTSLNRQGNDVGTQYRTGIYYQNELDREIILKVITEEQNKYKKPIVTEVLPLAHFYEAEEYHQDYLVKNPHGYSHIDFSPLEEQKLVNIDPGLYNKPSDDVLRKTLTDLQYAVTQKDATERSFANDYWDHHEQGLYVDVVTGEPLFASKDKFDSGTGWPSFTRPIAPEVIIEKEDSTLGMKRIEVRSRAGDSHLGHLFNDGPPEDGGLRYCINSAALRFIPLSELKEEGYGQYLSRIE; from the coding sequence GTGAAAATCAAGGTAAGCCGGATATTCTTAAGTGTTACTATGTTAATATTTCTATCCATCGTCGGTACCGGTTGCAGTGAGGCAGCGGTGCCGGCTGAATCCGCAAAGCGCTTTCCGTATAACCCCAATATGGGAGTCTCCTATGAAGGAAAAGAACTTCAGGAGATATGGATTGCCGGGGGCTGCTTTTGGGATGTGGATGCCTATCTGTCAAGAATTTACGGTGTGGCCGATGTGACGGTAGGCTATGCCAACGGGAACACCGAAAACCCAACCTATGAGGATGTTTGCTATCGGGATTCGGGACACGCTGAAACGGCCTATGTCCGCTATGATCCGGAGCGGGTTGATCTGGAAACCATTCTGGAATACTTCTTTAAGATCATCGATCCAACCTCTTTGAACCGCCAGGGAAATGATGTGGGTACTCAGTACCGCACAGGGATCTATTATCAAAATGAACTTGACCGTGAGATCATTCTTAAGGTTATAACAGAGGAGCAAAACAAGTATAAAAAGCCTATTGTCACTGAAGTGCTCCCTCTGGCTCATTTTTATGAAGCTGAGGAATATCATCAGGATTATCTCGTTAAGAATCCTCATGGTTACTCCCATATTGATTTTTCGCCCTTAGAAGAGCAAAAACTTGTGAACATTGATCCTGGACTTTATAATAAACCCAGTGATGATGTACTGCGTAAAACTTTGACTGATCTGCAATATGCCGTGACCCAAAAGGATGCCACGGAACGATCCTTCGCTAATGACTATTGGGATCATCATGAACAGGGTTTATATGTGGATGTGGTTACGGGGGAACCCTTGTTTGCTTCAAAGGACAAATTTGATTCGGGAACAGGGTGGCCCAGTTTTACCCGGCCCATTGCTCCGGAAGTCATCATTGAAAAAGAGGATTCCACCCTTGGTATGAAGAGAATCGAGGTGCGCAGCCGGGCCGGGGATTCCCATCTGGGGCATCTCTTTAACGACGGTCCCCCGGAGGACGGCGGGCTTCGCTATTGCATCAATAGTGCCGCCCTGCGCTTTATTCCCCTATCCGAGCTGAAAGAGGAAGGTTATGGACAGTATCTCAGCAGGATTGAATGA
- a CDS encoding amino acid ABC transporter permease, translated as MLNSALEMLFTSQNIVRLLEGLLVTVRIALIAILISACTGIAFGLLMTMKSKLIKVLCRLYLEAFRIIPVLVWLFIGYFGITSVFAIHLEGELIVIIVFILWGTAEMGDIVRGALESLPRHQSDSGKALGLSFGQLYRYVLIPQAVRRMLPATINLATRMVKTTSLAVLIGVVEILKVGQQMIENARFTVPTASFWIYGLIFILYFIMCYPLSRLAKRLEAKWSS; from the coding sequence ATGCTGAATTCGGCCCTTGAGATGCTTTTTACCTCACAGAATATAGTGCGTCTGCTGGAGGGGTTGCTGGTTACAGTAAGGATTGCCTTGATCGCTATCTTAATCTCTGCCTGCACAGGAATTGCCTTTGGTCTGCTCATGACCATGAAATCCAAGCTGATCAAGGTGCTCTGCCGCCTTTATCTGGAAGCCTTCCGAATTATTCCCGTCCTTGTCTGGTTATTCATCGGCTATTTCGGCATAACCTCAGTCTTTGCTATTCATCTGGAAGGTGAGCTCATCGTCATCATTGTCTTTATTCTCTGGGGGACGGCAGAAATGGGTGACATCGTCAGGGGCGCCCTGGAATCCTTGCCCCGGCATCAGAGCGACTCCGGTAAAGCGCTGGGTTTAAGCTTTGGGCAGCTTTACCGGTATGTTTTAATCCCTCAGGCTGTAAGACGGATGCTGCCTGCCACGATTAACCTGGCCACACGGATGGTCAAGACCACCTCCCTTGCGGTACTCATTGGGGTGGTGGAAATCCTCAAAGTCGGTCAGCAGATGATCGAGAACGCCCGCTTTACCGTTCCCACGGCCTCCTTCTGGATTTATGGGCTTATTTTTATTCTGTACTTCATCATGTGTTATCCATTGTCCCGTCTGGCCAAGAGACTGGAAGCCAAGTGGAGCAGTTAG
- a CDS encoding exodeoxyribonuclease III, with protein MKLISWNVNGLRACLNKGFMDFFQQEQADIFCLQETKLQEEQIPFQLEGYHAYWNFAQKKGYSGTAVFAKKEPLSVSYGIGQEEHDQEGRVITLEFDTFYLVTVYTPNSQRDLARLDYRMIWEAEFLGYLKNLEKSKPVILCGDLNVAHTEIDLKNPKTNRKNAGFTDEERAKFSELLKNGFIDTFRHFNPDKKEAYTWWSYMFNARANNAGWRIDYFCVSESLKNELKDAMIYDQIMGSDHCPVGLEIF; from the coding sequence ATGAAATTAATATCATGGAATGTCAATGGCCTGCGGGCTTGTCTGAATAAGGGCTTTATGGACTTTTTCCAGCAGGAGCAAGCGGATATCTTTTGCCTGCAGGAGACCAAGCTTCAGGAAGAGCAGATCCCTTTCCAGTTGGAGGGGTATCACGCCTATTGGAATTTTGCTCAGAAGAAAGGTTATTCCGGAACCGCAGTCTTTGCCAAGAAAGAACCCCTGAGTGTGTCCTATGGGATCGGCCAGGAAGAGCATGATCAGGAAGGGCGGGTCATTACCCTTGAATTTGATACCTTTTACCTGGTCACGGTCTACACCCCCAACTCGCAAAGGGACTTGGCCCGCTTGGATTATCGCATGATCTGGGAAGCGGAATTCCTCGGTTATCTTAAAAACCTGGAAAAATCCAAACCGGTGATCCTGTGCGGCGATCTCAATGTCGCCCATACGGAGATCGATCTCAAAAACCCTAAAACCAATCGCAAAAATGCCGGCTTCACTGATGAAGAACGGGCAAAATTCAGTGAACTGCTTAAGAACGGCTTTATCGATACCTTCCGCCATTTCAACCCGGATAAAAAAGAAGCCTACACCTGGTGGTCCTACATGTTCAACGCCCGGGCCAATAATGCAGGGTGGCGTATCGACTACTTTTGTGTCTCGGAAAGCCTGAAGAATGAGCTCAAAGACGCCATGATCTACGATCAGATCATGGGCTCCGATCATTGCCCGGTGGGCCTGGAAATTTTCTGA
- a CDS encoding aminopeptidase P family protein, translating into MDIQERVAKLRKLMTDHGLAAYIIPSSDSHLSEYVADHFKSRQWISGFTGSAGTVVITLKDAGLWTDGRYYIQAERQLRDSGIRLFKAADPQVPSYTEWLKEHLPEGSVLGLDGHVFSAKQLRDMEKEWAGKITIEFDQDLVGQLWQDRPPIPARDIFVHDVSYAGRSRVEKLNELRQQMKGKGANVHVLTALDDIAWLLNIRGADVPNNPVTIAHVLVTEDACTLCIDPGKVPAPVKAELERDGIQIKGYAAVAGLLQGLGWDDAVLIDPESVNAFLDHAIHPQTKKIEGANPTAMLKAVKNEIELDNLKTSNIHDGVAMVRFIKWLKTTLGKEEITELSAEDTLETLRRANKECVGLSFDTIAGYKDHAAMMHYKATPESAYTLAAEGFLLVDSGGQYFGGTTDITRTIVLGPLTEEEKRDFTLVLKGHIALATVKFLYGATGSNLDVLARQPIWKYGMDYKCGTGHGVGMFLNVHEGPQRLSQTPNTVKLEAGMILTNEPGIYKEGKHGIRTENMMVVRKAEETEFGQFMGFEAVTYCPIDLGGVDQSLLTEEEQTWLDDYNQMVYTTLEPYLDAEEKAWLAQECGR; encoded by the coding sequence ATGGACATTCAAGAGCGGGTCGCCAAGCTCAGAAAACTGATGACAGATCATGGCCTGGCTGCCTATATTATTCCCAGCTCCGACTCCCATCTCAGCGAATATGTCGCCGACCACTTTAAAAGCCGGCAGTGGATTTCCGGCTTTACCGGTTCCGCCGGAACAGTAGTCATTACTCTGAAGGATGCCGGTCTATGGACAGATGGCCGCTATTACATTCAAGCGGAGCGACAGCTCCGGGATTCAGGAATTCGTTTGTTCAAGGCAGCCGACCCTCAAGTGCCCAGCTATACAGAATGGTTAAAAGAGCATTTGCCGGAGGGAAGCGTCCTCGGTTTGGACGGACATGTTTTTTCAGCCAAACAGCTTAGAGACATGGAAAAAGAATGGGCAGGCAAAATCACCATAGAATTCGACCAGGATCTGGTGGGGCAGCTATGGCAAGATCGTCCTCCCATCCCGGCCCGGGATATCTTTGTTCATGACGTAAGCTATGCGGGGCGTTCCCGGGTCGAGAAGCTCAATGAGCTTCGTCAGCAGATGAAGGGCAAGGGAGCCAATGTTCATGTTCTGACCGCCCTGGATGATATCGCCTGGCTCTTAAATATCCGGGGAGCCGATGTCCCCAACAACCCGGTGACCATCGCCCATGTCCTGGTTACCGAGGATGCCTGCACCTTATGTATCGATCCGGGCAAGGTTCCGGCTCCGGTAAAAGCCGAGCTGGAGAGAGATGGAATCCAAATCAAAGGCTATGCCGCTGTCGCCGGGCTCCTGCAGGGCCTTGGCTGGGATGATGCCGTCCTTATCGATCCTGAGAGCGTCAACGCGTTCCTTGACCATGCCATCCATCCCCAAACGAAAAAGATTGAGGGAGCTAACCCCACAGCAATGCTGAAGGCTGTCAAAAATGAGATAGAGCTGGATAACCTGAAAACCAGCAATATTCATGACGGAGTGGCGATGGTCCGTTTTATCAAATGGCTCAAAACCACCCTGGGCAAGGAAGAAATAACTGAGCTCTCGGCTGAAGATACCCTGGAAACCCTGCGAAGAGCAAACAAGGAATGTGTGGGCCTGAGTTTCGATACCATTGCCGGCTATAAAGACCATGCCGCCATGATGCACTATAAGGCCACTCCGGAAAGCGCTTACACCTTGGCGGCCGAAGGATTTCTTTTGGTGGATTCAGGCGGTCAATACTTCGGCGGCACCACCGACATCACCCGTACTATCGTTTTAGGCCCCCTGACTGAAGAAGAAAAAAGAGATTTTACCCTGGTGCTGAAGGGACATATCGCCTTAGCCACCGTTAAATTTCTTTACGGTGCTACAGGCTCCAACTTAGATGTCCTGGCCAGACAGCCCATCTGGAAATACGGCATGGATTACAAATGCGGTACAGGTCATGGAGTGGGTATGTTTTTGAATGTTCATGAAGGCCCCCAGCGGCTGAGCCAGACCCCTAATACGGTGAAACTGGAAGCAGGGATGATCCTGACCAATGAGCCCGGTATCTATAAAGAAGGGAAACACGGCATTCGCACCGAGAATATGATGGTGGTGAGAAAAGCCGAGGAGACTGAATTCGGCCAATTTATGGGCTTTGAAGCTGTGACCTATTGCCCCATCGACTTAGGGGGTGTGGATCAAAGCCTCCTCACAGAAGAAGAGCAAACATGGCTGGATGACTACAACCAAATGGTCTACACCACCCTGGAGCCTTATCTGGATGCTGAAGAAAAAGCCTGGCTGGCTCAGGAATGCGGCAGATAA
- a CDS encoding cache domain-containing sensor histidine kinase codes for MMKPWRLWGIRTQILVFYLAATLFIVGAMGLALFFSTTRIVSQEVAKTTATAIDKSGRQLEMYIDQLKGLSDLLAESPQVHRYFDQSGPDDVAGDERRDIERMIQGMLNTNPEIASIILIGAKGQLITNEQNLEMHYSGDIQDQEWYQEALGSTMPILTSARMQEFSMDKDNWVISLGRELTDEKKKHLGVLRIDLKYDAIESILKDMSLGQEGYSYILNQSQQVVYHPNPQYFSQEEKRLELIDMLEMEGKELSREYKLTHRYNLNNSDWVLVGVASLDGVRRMEAEIIIVLVVLGSVLLLAAFGSSAIYASSVARPIRQLEKAMEEVEKGSLATEVGVVGSAEIASLSTHFLSMLDRIRELMQEIRNKEQFLRASELKTLYSQINPHFLYNTLDTIVWLAEFGNTERVITVSKAMARFFRLSLRGGSETTTVRDELDHVRQYLFIQKERYQDKLSYEIQAEDGLMDITIPKILLQPLVENAIYHGLRKMPGGGMIRITARKGEKEDLFLVVEDNGGGFEDAEKGKDPLRLGGVGLKNVAERIRLYYGEDYGLSIANRPGQGATIILRLKTTLPVP; via the coding sequence ATGATGAAACCCTGGCGTTTATGGGGCATTCGTACTCAGATTCTGGTCTTTTACCTTGCAGCTACCTTGTTTATTGTCGGGGCCATGGGACTGGCTCTTTTCTTCAGCACCACCAGGATTGTGAGCCAGGAAGTGGCCAAGACCACGGCTACAGCCATCGATAAAAGCGGCCGTCAATTGGAAATGTATATTGATCAATTAAAAGGGCTTTCTGATCTATTGGCAGAAAGCCCTCAAGTGCATCGGTACTTCGACCAATCCGGCCCTGACGATGTGGCCGGTGACGAGCGAAGGGATATCGAGAGAATGATTCAAGGGATGTTGAACACCAATCCCGAGATTGCCTCCATCATTCTGATCGGCGCCAAGGGGCAGCTCATTACCAACGAGCAGAATTTAGAGATGCATTATTCAGGGGATATTCAGGATCAGGAATGGTATCAGGAGGCACTGGGGAGTACCATGCCCATCCTTACCTCGGCAAGAATGCAGGAATTTTCTATGGACAAGGATAATTGGGTCATTTCCCTGGGGCGGGAGCTTACAGACGAGAAGAAGAAACACCTTGGCGTGTTGCGTATCGATCTCAAATATGATGCCATCGAATCCATTTTGAAAGATATGAGTCTGGGCCAAGAGGGCTACTCCTATATACTTAATCAAAGTCAGCAAGTGGTCTATCATCCCAATCCGCAGTACTTCAGCCAGGAAGAAAAACGCTTGGAGCTCATAGACATGCTGGAGATGGAAGGCAAGGAGCTTTCCCGGGAGTATAAGCTTACCCATCGCTATAACTTAAACAACAGCGATTGGGTCTTGGTGGGTGTGGCTTCCCTGGATGGGGTCAGGCGCATGGAAGCGGAGATCATCATCGTGCTGGTTGTCCTCGGCTCAGTCCTCCTCTTGGCAGCCTTTGGGAGCAGCGCTATCTATGCGAGCAGCGTGGCCCGGCCTATCCGCCAATTGGAGAAAGCCATGGAAGAGGTGGAAAAGGGGTCGTTGGCTACAGAAGTAGGGGTGGTAGGGAGTGCTGAGATCGCCAGCCTATCCACTCATTTTCTCTCCATGCTGGATCGCATTCGGGAGCTGATGCAGGAAATCAGGAATAAGGAACAGTTTTTACGCGCCAGTGAACTAAAGACTCTGTATAGTCAGATCAATCCCCATTTTCTGTACAATACCTTAGATACCATTGTCTGGCTGGCCGAATTCGGCAATACAGAGCGGGTTATCACCGTGAGTAAAGCCATGGCGCGCTTTTTCCGGCTATCCTTGCGTGGAGGCAGCGAAACCACCACTGTTCGGGATGAACTGGATCATGTACGCCAGTACTTGTTTATTCAGAAAGAGCGCTATCAGGATAAATTGTCCTACGAGATTCAGGCAGAGGATGGTTTAATGGATATAACCATACCGAAGATCCTTCTCCAGCCCTTAGTGGAAAACGCGATCTATCATGGCCTTCGTAAAATGCCGGGGGGAGGAATGATCCGCATCACGGCCCGAAAAGGGGAGAAGGAGGATCTGTTTTTAGTCGTTGAGGATAATGGCGGGGGATTTGAGGACGCGGAGAAGGGAAAGGATCCCCTCCGGCTCGGTGGTGTAGGCCTGAAAAATGTGGCAGAGAGGATCCGGCTCTATTATGGAGAAGACTATGGACTATCTATCGCTAACCGCCCTGGACAGGGGGCCACGATCATCCTGCGTTTGAAGACGACGCTGCCTGTTCCTTAA
- the selD gene encoding selenide, water dikinase SelD has translation MKSFLSSCTTGGCGAKIGPGELSKVLSGLPVFQDPQLLVGFDASDDAAVYQINEDTAIVSTVDFFTPMVEDPRTFGRIAAANALSDVYAMGGSPLFALNLVCYPEREDIQDLGEILAGGAEKLQEAGAVLCGGHSIYDREPKYGLAVTGRLNPRQIWKNNTPQPGDRLILTKPLGVGIVMAALRGEMAEAAAVEAALASMQRLNKYAAEKARDFPIHACTDITGFGLLAHTREMAGGSTTIVLYPSALPYIAQAYTYAQGYLLTAAGQRNRNFMEGAVEFGDTPFPLQELMLDPQTSGGLLLSVPGDCAQEALRAIQETEPQAALIGEVLPRQDFPILLG, from the coding sequence ATGAAATCTTTTCTTTCAAGCTGTACCACAGGAGGATGCGGAGCCAAAATCGGACCCGGCGAATTATCGAAGGTTCTTTCCGGTCTGCCCGTTTTTCAGGATCCTCAGCTTCTGGTAGGCTTTGATGCTTCAGATGATGCGGCAGTTTATCAGATAAATGAAGATACAGCCATCGTTTCTACCGTGGATTTCTTTACCCCCATGGTGGAAGATCCGCGCACCTTTGGACGCATTGCCGCGGCTAATGCCTTAAGTGATGTCTATGCCATGGGTGGGAGCCCTCTTTTTGCTTTGAACCTTGTCTGCTATCCTGAGCGGGAGGACATCCAGGACTTGGGGGAGATCTTGGCAGGAGGAGCGGAGAAGCTCCAGGAAGCGGGAGCTGTTCTCTGCGGAGGGCACTCCATCTATGACCGGGAGCCCAAATATGGCCTGGCGGTCACCGGGCGGCTTAATCCCCGGCAGATCTGGAAGAACAATACCCCCCAGCCCGGGGATCGGCTGATCCTTACCAAACCCCTGGGGGTTGGCATTGTCATGGCTGCCCTGCGGGGAGAAATGGCAGAAGCGGCGGCTGTAGAAGCAGCCCTGGCCTCCATGCAGCGCCTCAATAAATACGCGGCTGAAAAAGCCCGGGACTTTCCCATTCATGCCTGCACGGATATCACCGGCTTTGGACTCCTTGCCCATACCCGGGAGATGGCCGGCGGGTCCACGACCATTGTGCTCTACCCCTCGGCGCTGCCTTATATTGCTCAGGCTTATACTTATGCCCAAGGCTATCTCCTGACCGCCGCCGGCCAGCGCAATCGCAACTTTATGGAGGGCGCGGTGGAATTCGGGGATACCCCCTTTCCGTTACAGGAGCTGATGCTCGATCCCCAGACCTCGGGCGGCCTGCTGCTCAGTGTCCCCGGAGACTGTGCCCAGGAGGCTTTGCGTGCCATACAGGAGACAGAGCCCCAAGCAGCACTGATCGGAGAAGTCCTCCCCCGCCAGGACTTCCCCATTCTTCTAGGGTGA
- the yedF gene encoding sulfurtransferase-like selenium metabolism protein YedF produces MITIDALGQVCPIPVIRAKKALEGLGEAGGVVAVLVDNDISRQNLQKMAEGMGYQSEYQEKDNGVIEVTIVAGEGCAVETSGTPADSGLVVAIGRNTMGEGSEELGRILLKGFIYSLRELTPPPARLLFFNSGAYLTSKDSNSIEDLKAMAAQGTIIQTCGTCINYYGITEQLAVGQVANMYDIVTAMAEAKRLINI; encoded by the coding sequence ATGATAACCATCGATGCTCTGGGACAAGTGTGCCCCATCCCTGTGATTCGTGCCAAGAAAGCCCTGGAGGGATTGGGCGAAGCAGGGGGAGTCGTGGCGGTACTGGTGGATAACGATATATCGCGGCAAAATCTGCAAAAGATGGCCGAAGGTATGGGCTATCAGAGTGAGTATCAGGAAAAAGACAACGGCGTCATTGAAGTCACCATTGTCGCTGGAGAAGGCTGTGCTGTTGAAACCTCCGGAACGCCGGCAGATTCAGGCCTGGTGGTCGCCATCGGGCGGAACACCATGGGAGAAGGCAGCGAAGAACTGGGACGAATTCTCCTTAAAGGGTTTATCTATTCCCTCAGAGAGCTGACCCCGCCGCCTGCCCGCCTTCTCTTCTTTAATTCCGGAGCCTATCTGACCAGTAAGGACTCTAACAGCATAGAAGATTTAAAAGCCATGGCGGCTCAAGGAACCATCATTCAAACCTGTGGTACCTGCATCAACTATTATGGTATTACCGAGCAACTGGCGGTAGGCCAGGTGGCCAATATGTATGATATCGTCACCGCCATGGCCGAGGCCAAACGCCTCATCAATATTTAG